The proteins below are encoded in one region of Methanosarcina barkeri 3:
- the thpR gene encoding RNA 2',3'-cyclic phosphodiesterase, with the protein MIRTFIAVELNPGFAEKIRELQSRFSGFDLKFVDPELIHITLKFLGNVDESKISSLSAALDSITCEPFEAKIGELGVFPKPSNPRVLWLGSTGNFRALHDNIEKLLEPFKFEKDDKEFTAHATLARVKYLKKDQKTAFINTVKELKDTEIGTMCVNKVLLKKSTLTPKGPIYETLHTVHMD; encoded by the coding sequence TTGATCAGGACATTTATAGCAGTGGAACTAAATCCAGGTTTTGCGGAGAAAATTCGAGAGCTTCAGTCCAGATTTTCCGGTTTTGATCTGAAGTTTGTTGATCCTGAGCTCATTCACATAACTCTAAAGTTCCTGGGGAATGTGGACGAATCAAAAATTTCCTCACTCTCTGCAGCTCTGGATTCCATTACGTGTGAGCCTTTCGAAGCAAAAATAGGGGAACTTGGAGTTTTTCCCAAACCTTCGAATCCCAGAGTCCTCTGGCTTGGTTCAACTGGAAATTTCAGGGCGTTACATGACAACATAGAAAAGTTGCTGGAGCCTTTTAAATTCGAAAAAGATGACAAGGAATTTACTGCCCATGCTACTCTTGCCAGGGTAAAATACCTCAAGAAAGATCAGAAAACGGCATTTATAAACACAGTAAAGGAATTAAAGGATACCGAAATCGGCACTATGTGCGTAAACAAAGTACTTTTAAAGAAAAGTACACTGACTCCGAAAGGGCCAATCTATGAAACTCTGCATACTGTCCACATGGACTGA
- a CDS encoding histone family protein: MNKQRRLEDNMAKVIPFAPIERLIRTAGAHRVSESAGMALTEILEEYGLEISREAIKLAEHAGRKTVKAEDIKLAKEML; this comes from the coding sequence ATTAACAAACAAAGAAGATTGGAGGATAATATGGCAAAAGTAATACCATTTGCACCAATTGAGCGTTTAATAAGAACCGCAGGCGCTCATAGAGTTAGTGAGAGTGCGGGAATGGCCCTTACGGAAATTCTGGAAGAATATGGACTTGAGATTTCAAGAGAAGCAATAAAACTTGCAGAACACGCAGGCAGAAAAACTGTAAAAGCTGAAGACATAAAATTAGCAAAAGAAATGCTGTAA
- a CDS encoding small multi-drug export protein: protein MSVEITLVEMLGSVPHWLAVLIMGAIPVSELRGAIPIAMGIYGMDPFEAFFFSVLGNLLPVIPLLLFLEPVSNYLRRYSVFDTFFTWLFSKTRRNHTESFEKYGLLALTIFVAIPLPVTGAWSGCAAAFVFGVKFRHALPAIAAGVVIAGIIVTAVTVTGLGLFDMILGA, encoded by the coding sequence ATGTCTGTTGAAATAACATTAGTAGAAATGTTGGGGTCTGTTCCCCACTGGCTTGCAGTTTTGATTATGGGAGCTATACCTGTCTCCGAACTGAGAGGGGCAATCCCTATTGCAATGGGTATCTATGGAATGGACCCCTTCGAAGCCTTCTTCTTCTCAGTGCTTGGAAATCTCCTTCCTGTGATCCCCCTTCTGCTCTTTCTTGAGCCGGTCTCGAATTATCTAAGACGTTATTCAGTCTTTGATACTTTCTTCACATGGCTCTTCTCAAAGACTCGCCGGAACCATACAGAGAGTTTTGAAAAATACGGACTCCTTGCACTGACCATATTCGTAGCTATACCCCTGCCGGTTACCGGAGCCTGGTCTGGCTGTGCAGCGGCATTTGTCTTCGGAGTCAAGTTCAGGCACGCTTTGCCTGCAATTGCTGCAGGGGTGGTGATAGCAGGAATTATAGTAACTGCCGTTACTGTAACGGGTTTAGGTCTTTTTGACATGATTCTGGGAGCATAA
- a CDS encoding DUF424 domain-containing protein — protein MYIKIYKNGEHVLVAACDKEVLGKTLKHGKTVVEISRAFYEGKYVSEEEFKKALEEATTANLFGEKTINFAIKCGLIDPDSVIIIDGVPHAQIFRV, from the coding sequence ATGTATATAAAGATATATAAAAATGGGGAGCATGTGCTTGTTGCAGCCTGCGATAAGGAAGTGCTCGGTAAGACCCTGAAACACGGCAAGACCGTAGTGGAGATCAGCAGGGCCTTTTATGAAGGGAAATATGTTTCCGAAGAAGAATTCAAAAAAGCTCTTGAGGAAGCTACGACTGCAAATCTCTTTGGAGAAAAAACAATCAATTTTGCTATAAAATGCGGGTTAATCGATCCGGACTCCGTAATAATAATTGACGGCGTACCTCATGCCCAGATCTTCAGGGTTTAA
- a CDS encoding S-layer protein domain-containing protein, producing the protein MRVPDEKRRKEIKGINLVSMFSFFLLISLCFSVFYSISPALAAADKEKKLSIIPADKSSLSIIAINGEEIYIRSGYSHDFLQDYQLYVKGADTEGKRIWIELSRNGVPLQDDIVTEGSQFVYSQNSTEILNLTVDTIYEGADGVLVKFSPVYQYIDPKLPIPQTPTESIDNSSNNNTSSSADPELETQAKGFDMPLFLLGMGAMLLVTGFFAGKVRRK; encoded by the coding sequence ATGCGCGTTCCAGATGAAAAGAGAAGAAAGGAAATTAAGGGGATAAACCTTGTTTCCATGTTTTCTTTTTTCCTTCTTATTTCCTTATGCTTCTCAGTCTTTTACTCGATATCACCTGCTTTAGCTGCTGCTGATAAAGAAAAGAAACTTTCCATTATTCCTGCCGATAAATCCAGTCTTTCCATTATTGCTATCAATGGAGAGGAGATTTATATCAGGTCAGGGTATTCCCATGACTTTTTACAGGATTATCAACTTTACGTAAAAGGTGCGGATACCGAAGGCAAAAGAATCTGGATTGAACTTAGTAGAAACGGAGTTCCCCTTCAGGATGATATCGTTACTGAAGGTTCTCAGTTTGTATATTCTCAGAACTCTACCGAAATTCTTAACCTTACCGTAGATACGATATACGAAGGAGCTGACGGGGTACTTGTAAAATTTTCACCTGTGTACCAGTATATTGATCCCAAGCTTCCTATACCTCAAACACCGACTGAATCTATTGACAACTCTTCGAACAATAATACTTCCTCTTCCGCCGACCCAGAATTGGAAACTCAAGCTAAAGGTTTTGATATGCCTCTCTTCCTCCTTGGAATGGGAGCCATGCTTCTGGTAACAGGTTTCTTTGCAGGAAAAGTAAGGAGAAAATAA
- a CDS encoding class I SAM-dependent methyltransferase: MLLQELLGISEDIYFVEESYLAQRTIERTLDYLNGVRRFAETGKVRLLRVHEGEHTLGLFLFNSADEEVSVDFWSVFTGALAEARSKKDFEILVDPLLTFNPPEREVEVSSEIWRDAVNEYYSLMLVNRNLCLGCAVKPESYGSVFSENRVRRVEEIFDILQKKGIFPEGRLLEVCCGNGMSTLALYRLGLNPLAVEINKCTVCQGLEQGVLNPQRTVVMDATALSRYFEPGSFDGVMGFMLGLVYEFNKDIWVNIMKEVVSVSNEGALMLFTVSSKPEAEILAGALLRAGVKGEIVDNTDSEGTYDQWLFIGEKQKA, from the coding sequence ATGCTTTTACAGGAACTCCTTGGCATTAGTGAAGACATTTATTTTGTAGAGGAAAGCTATCTCGCCCAGAGGACTATTGAGCGTACACTTGACTATCTTAACGGAGTCAGGAGGTTTGCAGAGACAGGGAAGGTGAGGCTCCTGAGAGTTCATGAAGGTGAGCACACACTCGGGCTTTTTCTTTTTAATTCTGCAGACGAAGAAGTCTCTGTAGATTTCTGGTCGGTTTTTACGGGAGCTCTTGCAGAAGCTCGCTCAAAAAAGGATTTTGAGATCCTTGTAGATCCTCTTCTTACATTTAATCCTCCTGAAAGAGAGGTTGAAGTTTCTTCGGAAATATGGCGAGATGCCGTCAATGAGTACTACTCGCTTATGCTTGTAAACAGGAACCTTTGCCTGGGTTGCGCGGTCAAACCCGAGTCTTATGGGAGTGTTTTTTCTGAAAATCGTGTACGAAGGGTTGAAGAAATCTTCGATATTCTTCAAAAAAAGGGGATTTTTCCTGAAGGCAGGCTTCTTGAAGTCTGCTGTGGAAACGGGATGTCTACACTTGCTCTCTACAGGCTCGGACTTAATCCGCTGGCTGTAGAGATTAACAAATGTACAGTCTGCCAGGGGCTTGAACAGGGAGTTTTAAACCCTCAAAGAACGGTTGTAATGGATGCAACGGCTCTTTCCAGATATTTTGAGCCCGGAAGCTTTGATGGTGTGATGGGGTTTATGCTGGGGCTTGTCTATGAATTTAATAAAGATATCTGGGTAAATATTATGAAAGAGGTGGTCTCGGTTTCAAATGAAGGCGCTCTCATGCTTTTTACAGTTAGCAGCAAGCCTGAGGCTGAAATTCTTGCTGGAGCTCTACTCAGAGCAGGAGTTAAAGGTGAGATCGTAGATAATACCGATTCCGAAGGGACTTACGATCAGTGGCTCTTTATAGGAGAAAAACAAAAAGCTTAA
- the oadA gene encoding sodium-extruding oxaloacetate decarboxylase subunit alpha encodes MSVKITETILRDAHQSLLATRMRTRDMLEVVEQLDQIGYFSLEIWGGATFDSCIRYLNEDPWQRLKDIKKEMKDTYAQMLLRGQNLVGYRHYSDDVVEKFVTKSYQNGIDIFRIFDAVNDIRNMEFSIKVAKGLGAHVQGTVCYTISPVHTVEKYVELAKQLEELECDSICIKDMAGLLSPNDAAHIISAMKKEISIPISLHCHCTSGMAPMSYMAACEAGIDILDTALSPLAWGTSQPPTETVVAALKGTPYDTGLDLNAFKEAVKYFKTLKEKYRGILDPITEQIDTNVLIYQIPGGMLSNLVSQLKEQNALDKYDAVLAEMPRVREELGYPPLVTPTSQIVGTQSVLNVLMGERYKVIPKEVKDYVRGLYGRPPAPISPEIIGKIIGDEEPIHCRPANLLKPEYEKRKKEAEEIGIAKSEEDILTYILYPAIAPKFLKGEMEEEALAVVASAPAVQQEHKVPTHFKVEVDDEIYEVRIEPLGGEVSISEASPKKPSVESVKGAVSVSMQGMVLSLKVKVEDTVAEGDTIAVIEAMKMENAVHAAHSGIVREIFVSEGDTVSPGDIIMSIE; translated from the coding sequence ATGAGTGTAAAAATTACCGAAACCATCCTCCGAGATGCACATCAATCTCTCCTGGCAACCAGAATGAGGACAAGAGATATGCTCGAAGTGGTTGAACAACTGGACCAGATAGGGTATTTCTCCCTTGAAATTTGGGGAGGTGCCACCTTTGACAGCTGTATCCGCTACCTTAACGAAGATCCCTGGCAGCGCCTGAAGGATATCAAGAAAGAAATGAAAGACACCTACGCTCAGATGTTGCTTAGGGGCCAGAACCTTGTAGGGTACAGGCACTATTCGGATGACGTGGTCGAGAAATTCGTTACTAAATCCTACCAGAATGGAATTGACATTTTCCGGATATTTGACGCTGTCAATGATATCCGGAACATGGAATTCTCTATCAAAGTGGCAAAAGGTCTTGGTGCGCACGTACAGGGTACGGTCTGCTACACCATAAGTCCGGTACATACCGTTGAGAAATATGTTGAACTTGCAAAACAGCTTGAAGAACTGGAGTGCGATTCCATCTGTATCAAAGATATGGCAGGTCTTCTTTCCCCAAATGATGCCGCACATATAATAAGTGCCATGAAAAAAGAAATCTCAATTCCGATTTCTCTACACTGCCACTGCACTTCTGGAATGGCTCCAATGAGCTATATGGCAGCCTGTGAGGCAGGAATCGATATTCTGGACACTGCACTTTCTCCCCTTGCCTGGGGAACTTCTCAGCCTCCAACCGAAACAGTAGTAGCCGCTCTCAAAGGCACTCCTTATGATACCGGGCTGGATCTGAATGCTTTTAAAGAAGCAGTTAAATATTTCAAAACATTAAAAGAAAAATACCGGGGCATACTCGATCCTATTACCGAACAGATCGACACTAACGTGCTCATTTACCAGATCCCGGGCGGAATGCTCTCTAACCTTGTATCTCAACTAAAAGAACAGAACGCTCTTGACAAATATGATGCGGTACTTGCTGAAATGCCCAGGGTTAGAGAGGAGCTTGGATATCCGCCTCTTGTCACTCCTACAAGCCAGATCGTGGGCACTCAATCAGTTCTTAACGTGCTCATGGGCGAACGCTACAAAGTTATTCCTAAAGAAGTAAAAGATTACGTTCGCGGTCTTTACGGGCGCCCTCCTGCTCCAATAAGCCCGGAAATAATAGGCAAGATAATCGGGGACGAAGAGCCTATTCACTGCCGTCCTGCCAATCTCCTTAAACCTGAATATGAGAAAAGGAAGAAGGAAGCCGAAGAAATAGGTATTGCTAAATCTGAAGAAGATATACTTACCTATATTCTCTATCCGGCTATCGCTCCCAAGTTCCTGAAGGGAGAAATGGAAGAAGAAGCTCTAGCAGTAGTTGCATCTGCACCTGCAGTCCAGCAGGAACACAAAGTCCCAACTCATTTCAAGGTCGAAGTGGATGACGAAATCTATGAGGTCAGGATCGAACCTCTCGGCGGGGAAGTATCCATATCTGAAGCTTCTCCCAAAAAGCCGAGTGTAGAGTCCGTTAAAGGAGCTGTGAGCGTTTCAATGCAGGGCATGGTTCTCTCTCTTAAGGTCAAGGTCGAGGATACTGTTGCAGAAGGTGACACGATTGCTGTTATCGAAGCTATGAAAATGGAAAACGCTGTTCATGCCGCCCATTCAGGCATTGTAAGAGAGATTTTTGTTTCCGAAGGGGACACTGTATCTCCTGGCGACATAATCATGTCAATCGAATAA
- a CDS encoding coiled-coil protein, whose product MTNDVSSTEIATADLSNLNERELKGKVNELRSRIEKSERQLASIFRELKINRTDIDELKEKRDSLNQQVKERVAKAQELRDKRDEINKEIGEYKGKRSNVNLKTQELFSGIAGLKEQRDEYNKCSHGSVESLTKAYEAELDAFFNKELPLTVEIKIFQKLTDISKRLQAAKKANELHAQIQESYKESKGIHKRGDELHEKIQALSDQSQACHLEMLENFKFADEIRKEANTYHAQLTDKITSINMIKEKIDPLKTSIANNRQELSLYLERLKDLQLTKEEHKVSQKHNDAREKLQKNARMSLEDLKLLIEKGDVKFSND is encoded by the coding sequence ATGACCAACGACGTTTCAAGCACAGAAATTGCAACGGCCGACCTTTCAAACCTTAACGAACGGGAGCTGAAGGGCAAGGTAAACGAGCTCAGGAGCAGGATAGAGAAAAGCGAAAGGCAGTTGGCATCGATTTTTAGGGAACTGAAGATTAACAGGACCGATATCGACGAGCTGAAAGAAAAGAGAGACTCTCTGAACCAGCAGGTTAAGGAAAGGGTTGCAAAAGCACAGGAACTAAGAGACAAGCGGGACGAGATTAACAAAGAAATCGGTGAGTACAAAGGAAAAAGAAGTAATGTGAACTTAAAGACGCAGGAACTGTTTTCAGGAATTGCTGGACTCAAGGAACAGCGGGACGAATACAATAAATGTTCCCATGGGAGTGTGGAATCTCTCACAAAGGCTTATGAAGCCGAACTTGACGCTTTTTTTAATAAAGAACTGCCTCTTACCGTGGAAATCAAAATCTTCCAGAAACTGACTGACATAAGTAAACGCCTGCAAGCTGCAAAGAAGGCAAATGAACTGCATGCGCAAATCCAGGAAAGTTATAAAGAGTCAAAAGGAATACATAAGAGAGGAGACGAACTCCATGAAAAAATCCAGGCTCTCTCAGACCAATCTCAAGCTTGCCACCTGGAAATGCTAGAAAATTTCAAATTTGCGGATGAAATCCGCAAAGAAGCAAATACATACCATGCCCAGCTTACGGATAAAATCACAAGTATAAATATGATTAAAGAAAAAATTGACCCGCTTAAAACCAGTATTGCTAATAACCGGCAGGAACTCTCTTTATATTTAGAAAGGTTAAAAGACCTGCAGCTTACAAAAGAAGAACACAAAGTAAGCCAGAAACATAACGATGCCCGTGAAAAACTTCAGAAAAACGCTCGTATGAGCCTTGAAGATCTTAAGCTCCTTATCGAGAAAGGGGACGTTAAATTCTCTAACGATTAA
- a CDS encoding biotin--[acetyl-CoA-carboxylase] ligase: MGDKRSRIIKALKDAQESPVSGEELGLKLGISRTMVWKYIKSLQADGYEIESSPKRGYVLKSVPQLLYPEEIQMGLKTTLLGKKIHYFEEVTSTNSIAKEIAVSEEEGTLVIAEVQKGGRGRMGREWVSPHGGIWISVILKPGIPLRHASRLTLVAGLAVANVIRNIGLDARIKWPNDVRINGKKVCGILTEAKAEVDRVDYVVLGIGINVNMDLKDIPESFRAGSTTLKAELGTHIKRVSFLQDFLFELEQQYILFKTQPFSHILNDWLALSDTIGREVKVTTPSRIIEGKAVGVTPDGALVIRKADDTKEEIIAGRCIYARSR, translated from the coding sequence ATGGGAGATAAAAGATCTCGAATTATCAAGGCACTTAAAGATGCACAGGAAAGTCCTGTTTCCGGAGAGGAATTGGGGCTTAAGTTAGGGATCTCAAGGACAATGGTCTGGAAATATATCAAGTCCCTTCAGGCTGATGGTTATGAGATAGAATCATCCCCGAAAAGGGGATATGTCCTGAAATCCGTACCTCAACTTCTGTACCCGGAAGAAATCCAGATGGGGCTTAAAACAACTCTTCTAGGTAAAAAAATCCACTATTTCGAAGAGGTAACTTCTACAAACAGTATTGCAAAAGAAATCGCGGTATCGGAAGAAGAAGGCACGCTTGTAATTGCCGAAGTGCAGAAAGGAGGCAGGGGTCGGATGGGCAGAGAATGGGTCTCACCTCATGGTGGGATCTGGATATCTGTGATACTGAAACCCGGAATCCCTCTAAGGCATGCCTCAAGGCTAACTCTGGTTGCAGGGCTTGCAGTTGCAAACGTTATTCGCAATATCGGCCTTGATGCACGTATTAAATGGCCAAATGATGTCCGTATTAACGGGAAGAAAGTCTGTGGAATTCTTACCGAAGCAAAGGCCGAAGTGGATAGGGTAGATTATGTTGTGCTGGGAATAGGAATTAATGTAAACATGGATTTGAAAGATATCCCTGAATCTTTCCGTGCAGGCTCTACAACTTTGAAAGCCGAACTTGGAACGCATATAAAAAGGGTTTCGTTCCTGCAAGATTTCCTTTTTGAACTTGAGCAACAGTATATACTCTTTAAGACCCAGCCTTTCTCACACATTCTCAATGACTGGCTTGCTCTCTCCGACACCATAGGAAGAGAAGTAAAGGTCACGACGCCCTCACGAATTATAGAAGGCAAAGCCGTAGGAGTAACCCCGGACGGAGCTCTCGTAATAAGAAAAGCTGACGATACTAAAGAAGAAATCATTGCAGGCAGATGCATTTATGCGCGTTCCAGATGA
- a CDS encoding acetyl-CoA carboxylase biotin carboxylase subunit codes for MFKKVLIANRGEIAIRVMRACRELGISTVAVCSEADKNALFAKYADEAYLIGPAPSSQSYLNMEAILAVAKSTGAEAIHPGYGFLSENPVFAKRCEEEGIVFIGPPSHVIAEMGSKIRARNLMMKAGVPVVPGTKDAVEDPVEAVKIAEEIGYPVLIKASAGGGGIGMKVVDSSDELAAALSSTRQMAGSAFGDSSVFIEKYVEEPRHIEIQILADGYGNTIYLSDRECSIQRRHQKLIEEAPSPIMTPELRAQMGEAAVRVAKTIGYVNAGTVEFLYSKGNFYFLEVNTRLQVEHGITEMVTGVDIVREQLRIAWGEKLEFNQEDIIIDGHSIECRINAEDPLNDFAPSPGKIRGYRSAGGPGVRVDSGVHTGYTISPYYDSMISKLCVWAKTRDVAIARMERALYEYVVVGVKTNIPFHKAVMRNPAFRRGDLTTAFIEDHNILEAVEEVVKADAEKGATLASALQAKDKKVAAITAAVHAYVSMAQNTQR; via the coding sequence ATGTTCAAAAAAGTACTCATTGCAAACCGCGGTGAGATTGCAATCAGGGTTATGCGTGCCTGCCGCGAACTTGGAATTTCCACGGTTGCGGTCTGTTCAGAAGCTGATAAAAATGCCCTTTTTGCCAAGTATGCAGATGAGGCCTACCTGATAGGCCCGGCCCCTTCCAGCCAGAGCTATCTGAATATGGAGGCTATTCTTGCAGTTGCAAAAAGCACGGGAGCTGAAGCAATTCATCCGGGTTATGGCTTCCTCTCCGAAAACCCTGTCTTTGCAAAACGCTGTGAGGAAGAAGGAATTGTTTTCATAGGTCCTCCAAGCCATGTGATTGCCGAGATGGGAAGTAAGATCAGAGCCAGAAACCTTATGATGAAGGCTGGCGTTCCTGTTGTGCCTGGGACGAAAGATGCGGTTGAAGACCCTGTTGAGGCTGTAAAAATTGCAGAAGAGATCGGCTATCCTGTTTTGATTAAAGCTTCGGCAGGCGGCGGCGGAATTGGAATGAAAGTGGTTGATTCCAGCGATGAACTTGCTGCTGCACTCAGCTCTACCAGGCAAATGGCTGGCTCAGCTTTTGGTGATTCCTCAGTTTTCATTGAAAAGTATGTAGAGGAACCCAGGCACATAGAGATTCAGATTCTGGCAGACGGATATGGAAACACAATTTATCTCTCAGATAGGGAATGCTCCATTCAAAGAAGGCATCAGAAACTTATTGAAGAAGCGCCTTCCCCTATCATGACTCCTGAACTAAGGGCCCAGATGGGAGAAGCCGCGGTCAGGGTAGCAAAGACAATTGGTTATGTAAATGCAGGGACAGTGGAGTTTCTTTATTCAAAGGGCAACTTCTATTTCCTTGAAGTCAATACTCGCTTGCAGGTCGAACACGGAATAACTGAGATGGTTACAGGTGTTGATATTGTAAGAGAGCAACTCAGGATAGCCTGGGGAGAAAAGCTTGAATTTAATCAGGAAGATATCATTATTGACGGGCATTCTATTGAGTGCAGGATCAATGCAGAAGATCCGTTAAATGATTTTGCTCCTTCCCCCGGAAAAATCCGTGGATACCGGTCAGCAGGTGGGCCTGGAGTTCGAGTGGACAGTGGAGTACATACAGGTTATACCATTTCACCTTACTACGATTCAATGATTTCGAAACTTTGTGTCTGGGCAAAGACAAGAGACGTAGCGATTGCCAGGATGGAAAGGGCGCTTTACGAGTATGTGGTCGTTGGAGTAAAAACTAATATCCCCTTTCATAAAGCGGTTATGCGCAACCCTGCTTTCCGCAGAGGCGACCTTACAACGGCTTTTATTGAAGACCATAATATTCTGGAAGCCGTTGAAGAGGTTGTCAAAGCAGATGCTGAAAAAGGAGCTACTCTGGCTTCGGCTCTTCAAGCAAAAGACAAAAAAGTTGCGGCTATTACAGCTGCCGTGCACGCCTATGTGAGCATGGCACAGAATACACAGCGATGA
- a CDS encoding replication factor C small subunit, protein MEDSTIKEEIWIEKYRPVRLDQVVGQEETIERLKSYVATKNLPHLLFSGPPGVGKTASAVSIAREIFGEDLWRENFTELNASDERGIDVVRTKIKNFAKTASIGGAEFKIIFLDEADALTSDAQSALRRTMERFSNNCRFILSCNYSSRIIEPIQSRCAVFRFRRLSDEAIRKRLEYIAKDQGLSVTEDGYEALIYVAQGDMRKAVNSLQAAAFVEPDKPISRETIYRTTATANPEDIRNLIETALSGNFRAARKELNRLLYEEGLSGEDIVGQIYRAISEMDNRMILDLGLSEKRIVELVDIIGETDFRLTEGATEKIQLEALLAHFALSNPD, encoded by the coding sequence ATGGAGGACTCTACGATTAAAGAAGAGATCTGGATTGAGAAGTATAGGCCTGTGAGGCTAGACCAGGTGGTGGGGCAGGAAGAAACAATAGAACGTCTGAAGTCCTATGTTGCAACGAAAAATCTTCCCCATCTGTTGTTTTCCGGGCCACCGGGAGTCGGGAAAACCGCTTCTGCCGTCTCGATTGCAAGAGAAATTTTCGGGGAAGACCTGTGGCGTGAAAACTTTACCGAACTTAATGCGTCGGATGAAAGAGGCATTGACGTTGTCCGGACAAAAATTAAAAACTTTGCAAAAACTGCCTCTATTGGAGGAGCCGAATTCAAGATTATCTTCCTTGATGAGGCTGATGCGCTGACCTCAGATGCCCAATCTGCGCTCAGGCGGACAATGGAGCGTTTTAGCAATAACTGCCGGTTTATTCTGTCCTGCAATTACTCTTCCAGGATTATCGAACCTATCCAGTCCCGCTGTGCAGTCTTCAGGTTCAGGCGACTTTCCGATGAGGCTATCAGGAAACGCCTTGAATACATAGCTAAAGATCAGGGGCTGTCCGTTACTGAAGACGGATATGAAGCTCTTATTTACGTAGCTCAGGGAGATATGAGAAAAGCCGTAAATTCTCTCCAGGCTGCTGCTTTCGTTGAGCCGGATAAGCCTATATCCAGGGAAACCATCTATAGGACTACAGCAACTGCAAATCCGGAGGATATCCGAAATTTGATAGAAACTGCCCTAAGTGGGAATTTCAGGGCTGCTAGAAAAGAACTTAACAGGCTGCTCTATGAAGAGGGGCTCTCCGGAGAAGACATAGTTGGACAGATTTACAGGGCAATCTCCGAAATGGATAACCGGATGATTCTGGACCTTGGGCTCTCTGAAAAGCGCATTGTCGAACTCGTGGATATAATAGGTGAGACTGATTTCAGGCTAACTGAAGGAGCGACTGAAAAGATCCAGCTCGAAGCTTTACTCGCGCATTTTGCGCTTTCTAACCCGGATTAA